Proteins from a genomic interval of Oceanispirochaeta crateris:
- a CDS encoding sugar ABC transporter ATP-binding protein, with protein MSDEILRVENICKSFSTVEVLHNVSFGINRGEVLGLIGENGAGKSTMMKILSGIYEPTTGDIYFEGKPIVVGNTASAKKIGISIIPQEFNLINDLTVSDNVFLGSEIRKKSGFLDKDAMKKKTGVLLKSLEVEISPDEKIENLSGAEKQMVEISKALAFESKVLIMDEPTSVLTSHEINILFKLMKKLKEKGLTIVYISHKLKEVKEICDRVLVLRDGNFVLDANIESISPEEMAQSMVGRELSQIFPPKVQPESEVVFKVENICVDGLVRGVSFDLRKGEILGLGGLVGAGRTEVSEAIMGLRKMSEGKVVLNGETLQIRHPEDAVKAGLGYLSEDRQGSGIITSFSVARNTTLVSLPRYSNNSLRWIDKARELKSSEKYKNLFNLKTTSLHTALEFLSGGNQQKVSMSKSIDTEPLVLIVDEPTRGIDVSAKQEIYYFINNLVKEGISCIFISSEMEELIGMCHRVVVMKDGEVTGVLEGEKISEESIMLYATGIIEGEA; from the coding sequence ATGAGTGATGAGATTTTAAGGGTTGAGAATATTTGTAAAAGCTTTTCTACAGTAGAAGTTCTTCATAATGTCTCTTTCGGTATCAATAGGGGAGAAGTCCTGGGGCTCATTGGTGAAAATGGAGCGGGTAAATCTACGATGATGAAGATTCTAAGCGGCATTTACGAACCCACGACGGGAGATATTTATTTTGAAGGCAAACCTATTGTTGTCGGTAATACTGCATCTGCCAAAAAAATTGGAATCAGCATCATTCCGCAAGAATTTAATCTTATCAATGATTTAACAGTTTCGGATAATGTTTTTTTGGGCTCCGAGATTCGTAAAAAAAGTGGATTTCTAGATAAGGATGCCATGAAAAAGAAAACTGGTGTTCTCTTGAAATCATTGGAAGTTGAAATTTCTCCTGATGAAAAAATTGAGAATCTTAGTGGTGCAGAGAAGCAGATGGTAGAGATCAGCAAGGCACTAGCCTTTGAATCCAAGGTGTTGATCATGGATGAACCGACCTCTGTTTTGACGAGTCATGAGATTAATATCCTATTCAAACTGATGAAAAAGTTGAAGGAAAAGGGGCTGACAATTGTATACATCTCTCACAAATTAAAAGAGGTCAAAGAGATCTGTGATCGGGTTCTTGTATTAAGAGATGGAAACTTTGTTCTGGATGCAAATATTGAAAGCATTAGTCCTGAAGAAATGGCACAGAGCATGGTCGGACGAGAACTCTCTCAGATTTTTCCGCCGAAGGTTCAGCCTGAAAGTGAGGTTGTTTTTAAAGTGGAGAATATTTGTGTTGATGGATTAGTCCGCGGGGTGAGTTTTGACCTGCGTAAAGGTGAAATCCTCGGACTGGGAGGACTTGTAGGAGCAGGGCGCACTGAAGTATCAGAAGCAATTATGGGGCTTCGAAAAATGTCAGAGGGGAAAGTTGTGCTGAATGGAGAAACTCTGCAGATAAGGCACCCCGAAGATGCTGTTAAGGCCGGTTTGGGATATTTATCGGAAGATAGGCAGGGGAGTGGAATCATTACATCTTTTTCGGTTGCCAGAAATACCACTTTAGTTTCTTTACCCCGGTATTCTAATAATTCTCTTCGTTGGATTGATAAGGCCCGAGAGCTAAAATCCAGTGAAAAATACAAAAATCTATTCAATCTTAAAACAACGAGTCTGCATACGGCTCTTGAATTTCTGAGTGGCGGAAATCAGCAGAAAGTTTCCATGTCCAAGAGTATTGATACGGAGCCTCTCGTTCTGATCGTCGATGAACCCACGAGAGGGATCGATGTGTCTGCCAAACAGGAAATCTATTATTTCATTAACAACCTTGTTAAGGAGGGGATCTCCTGTATCTTTATTTCTTCCGAGATGGAAGAGCTTATCGGTATGTGCCACAGGGTTGTGGTTATGAAAGATGGTGAAGTTACGGGTGTTTTGGAAGGTGAGAAGATTTCAGAAGAATCAATCATGTTATATGCAACAGGAATTATCGAGGGGGAAGCCTGA
- a CDS encoding LacI family DNA-binding transcriptional regulator: MNINDIARLAGVSKATISRVLSRSPHVNESTRKRIQKIIDDNGFEPSHLARNLSRRKSQTIGIVIEDIANPFFISISSEIEKILYEKKYNMMISSSQWNRDKELEIVQSMIRSSVDGFIIAPISPDSEAVALLKRTGRPFILMNTFSEDPDVNYVSTDDIEGGKLAARHMYSRLRKDEKIILVTGYEHQNLSRRMEGFFLYMESKGIERDQITHYRNINTYNDGLAIVPTILMRSKLKSNKASIFITSDDIAMALQEGLLQNGRTLPEDIRIIGYDNIEFSRRCRIPLTTVEQSQKDIGIIAAMELLELINNPLKEVKQYLLPPRLILRDSNP, translated from the coding sequence GTGAATATAAACGATATTGCCCGCCTAGCTGGCGTCTCAAAGGCAACCATATCCAGAGTGCTATCCCGTTCTCCTCATGTAAATGAATCCACAAGAAAGAGAATACAGAAGATCATAGATGATAATGGATTTGAACCCAGCCATCTGGCGCGGAACCTCTCTCGCCGAAAAAGTCAGACCATTGGAATTGTCATTGAAGATATTGCCAACCCCTTTTTCATCAGTATCAGCAGTGAAATTGAGAAGATCCTATATGAAAAGAAATACAACATGATGATCAGCAGCTCCCAATGGAACCGAGATAAAGAGTTAGAAATAGTCCAATCCATGATCCGTAGCAGTGTCGATGGTTTTATAATTGCACCAATTTCACCAGATTCTGAAGCAGTGGCTTTGTTAAAAAGAACAGGCCGGCCTTTTATCCTAATGAACACATTCTCTGAAGATCCAGATGTCAATTACGTATCCACAGATGATATAGAAGGGGGAAAGCTGGCAGCAAGACACATGTACAGCCGGCTCAGGAAGGATGAGAAAATCATCCTGGTAACAGGTTATGAACACCAGAATCTTAGCAGGAGAATGGAAGGTTTTTTTCTGTATATGGAAAGCAAAGGCATAGAAAGAGATCAAATTACCCATTACAGGAACATCAATACATACAACGACGGTCTGGCCATAGTTCCCACTATCTTGATGCGCAGCAAGTTAAAATCAAATAAAGCCAGCATATTTATAACAAGTGATGATATCGCCATGGCTTTGCAGGAAGGTCTGCTCCAGAATGGCCGAACCTTACCCGAGGATATAAGGATTATTGGCTATGACAATATCGAATTTTCCCGCCGATGCCGTATCCCTCTGACTACGGTAGAACAGTCTCAAAAAGACATAGGAATCATTGCGGCTATGGAGCTTCTGGAGCTGATAAACAACCCTTTAAAAGAGGTAAAACAATACCTTTTACCTCCCCGTTTGATCCTTAGAGATTCCAACCCCTAA
- the rlmN gene encoding 23S rRNA (adenine(2503)-C(2))-methyltransferase RlmN: MDALFGKTLSQLQDLAVSQGLKPFVGKQIANWLYQQKITSIDEMTNLSLEARQGLKEKYQLGLMAHQKVDVSVDGTKKYLYHIKGHQYVEAAYIPDGDRATLCVSSQVGCKMGCLFCMTGKQGFQYHLSAGEILNQFHSLPEVKNITNIVYMGMGEPLDNLDSVLDSLEILTSSWGYGMSSKRITLSTIGIIPGMKKFLDTTGVHLAISIHSPYEEERKSLMPIQQVYPIADIIELLKGYDWSGQRRLSFEYICFDGVNDSEDHARALARLLGGIKARVNLIHFHPIPDSPLTGSSRSRMETFQTILKGKGYYTTIRKSRGEDIFAACGLLSTKEKLAQESKDY; the protein is encoded by the coding sequence ATGGACGCATTATTTGGAAAAACGCTCTCTCAATTGCAGGACCTTGCTGTGTCCCAGGGATTAAAACCCTTCGTGGGAAAACAGATCGCCAATTGGCTTTATCAACAGAAAATCACATCTATCGATGAAATGACCAATCTTTCTCTGGAAGCCAGGCAGGGATTAAAAGAAAAATATCAGCTGGGCCTCATGGCTCACCAGAAAGTGGATGTCTCGGTGGATGGAACAAAAAAATATCTTTATCACATCAAAGGACATCAATATGTAGAAGCGGCTTATATTCCAGATGGAGACAGAGCCACTCTTTGCGTCTCCAGTCAGGTAGGCTGTAAAATGGGTTGTCTCTTTTGTATGACTGGGAAGCAAGGGTTTCAGTACCATCTGAGTGCAGGAGAAATATTGAACCAATTTCATAGCCTGCCGGAGGTTAAAAATATCACAAACATAGTCTATATGGGCATGGGGGAACCTTTGGATAATCTGGATTCTGTCTTGGACAGCCTGGAGATTTTAACATCTTCCTGGGGCTATGGGATGAGTTCAAAAAGGATCACTCTGTCTACCATCGGGATCATTCCGGGAATGAAAAAGTTTCTGGATACAACGGGTGTACACCTGGCCATCAGTATACACAGCCCCTATGAGGAAGAACGTAAGAGTCTGATGCCTATTCAGCAGGTTTATCCCATTGCCGACATCATCGAATTACTCAAAGGGTACGACTGGTCAGGACAACGCCGTCTGAGTTTTGAATACATCTGCTTTGACGGAGTCAATGATTCAGAGGATCATGCCAGGGCTTTGGCGCGATTGCTGGGAGGGATCAAAGCCCGGGTTAATCTAATTCATTTTCATCCGATTCCCGATTCTCCACTAACGGGCAGCTCACGGTCCCGGATGGAAACCTTTCAGACAATTTTGAAAGGGAAGGGCTACTACACAACCATAAGAAAGAGCCGGGGAGAGGATATCTTTGCTGCCTGCGGTCTGCTTTCCACTAAAGAAAAACTGGCTCAGGAATCAAAGGATTATTAG
- a CDS encoding ferredoxin--NADP reductase: protein MEQEEIAEDVFYIKLEHPKGVSGTFIPGQLLALSYTPGSTVRYYSIASGNCEDFWGILYNRVSDGGLTPRLSGLRKGDSLYTSLPFGDFLSVKAPMVWIATGTGIAPFHSMVQSGKALEDTILVHGARQKKDFYFYENFLKIMDRRYIACSSLLEQHGFYSGRLSKYLKEDFSFAQCPEETCFYLCGSSSMIVDIRDLLLSKGVEFDKIICEIYF, encoded by the coding sequence TTGGAACAGGAAGAGATTGCAGAAGATGTCTTCTACATCAAGCTGGAACATCCTAAAGGAGTCTCCGGAACTTTTATCCCGGGACAGCTTCTAGCCTTGTCGTATACACCTGGATCTACTGTCCGGTATTACAGTATCGCCTCGGGAAATTGTGAAGATTTCTGGGGTATCCTATACAATCGGGTCTCTGATGGCGGACTGACACCCCGGCTGAGCGGATTGAGAAAGGGTGACAGCCTCTATACGAGCCTCCCTTTTGGTGATTTTCTATCTGTGAAAGCGCCTATGGTCTGGATTGCCACTGGTACAGGCATTGCTCCATTTCACTCTATGGTTCAATCGGGCAAGGCTTTAGAAGATACTATTTTGGTGCATGGTGCACGGCAGAAAAAGGACTTTTATTTCTATGAGAACTTTTTAAAGATTATGGATCGGAGGTATATTGCCTGTTCTTCTCTTTTGGAACAGCATGGTTTTTACTCCGGGAGGTTGTCGAAATATCTGAAAGAGGATTTTTCCTTTGCTCAGTGTCCTGAGGAAACCTGTTTCTATCTGTGCGGTTCATCCTCAATGATCGTGGATATTCGGGATCTACTCCTTTCAAAAGGGGTAGAATTTGATAAAATAATATGTGAAATATACTTTTAA
- a CDS encoding sedoheptulokinase encodes MKMSLIGLDIGTTTICGVLFSLKEKRAIKTLSLNNHFIESEIPGEYIQDPQRIYLDIKAILDELIDFSEQKIEALSLSAQMHGILYVNDEGDPVSPFYTWQNQRGLRQKQGQMLNEIVSEKLGYQVHSGYGIVTHYSLLQDDEVPKGAAKFCNIGDYIGMRLAGASTPVTDISLGGSMGLVDLQQGTLAGTLKNLPLLDEEILPALVSSTELLGHYKGIPVIQALGDNQASFLGSVIEKETSLLLNYGTSGQVSFYRKEFAQYPHFETRALGNEGYIHVAFSLCGGHSYKILAGFFNSVTELFSAGKPQNILKIMDDLDLDFTTKDMDCLPLFLGERGEEKQLAYFKNIRDINFTPANMIKALVQGMIQELFRFYDELPMDVKSGMKTLVGAGNGIRKNRHLIKAAEWTYKKPLVLLKNSEESCLGALINAGKAVGIFKDYSEGARAIVEYMSQGLS; translated from the coding sequence ATGAAAATGAGTTTGATTGGTTTGGATATTGGAACAACAACCATCTGCGGAGTTCTCTTTTCCCTGAAAGAGAAAAGAGCTATCAAGACACTGAGCCTCAATAATCATTTTATAGAGAGTGAAATTCCAGGAGAATATATTCAGGATCCACAGCGGATTTACCTGGACATAAAAGCCATTTTGGATGAGCTGATTGATTTTTCAGAGCAAAAAATTGAAGCACTGTCTCTCTCGGCTCAGATGCACGGGATTCTCTACGTGAATGATGAGGGAGATCCCGTCTCCCCCTTTTACACTTGGCAGAACCAAAGGGGATTAAGACAGAAGCAGGGACAGATGCTGAATGAAATTGTCTCGGAAAAACTGGGATACCAGGTACACTCAGGATACGGTATTGTGACCCACTATTCCCTTTTACAAGATGATGAGGTTCCAAAAGGAGCCGCAAAATTCTGCAACATAGGAGACTATATCGGCATGCGCCTGGCAGGGGCTTCAACTCCCGTCACAGACATAAGCCTGGGAGGCAGCATGGGCCTGGTGGATCTCCAGCAGGGAACCCTGGCAGGGACACTCAAAAATCTGCCTCTCCTGGACGAAGAAATTCTCCCTGCCCTTGTATCATCGACGGAGTTATTGGGACATTATAAGGGGATTCCAGTCATCCAGGCTTTAGGTGATAATCAGGCCAGTTTTCTCGGTTCCGTAATTGAGAAGGAGACCAGCCTTCTTCTCAATTACGGAACTTCCGGCCAAGTCTCATTTTACAGAAAGGAATTTGCCCAATACCCTCACTTCGAAACAAGAGCTCTGGGCAATGAAGGATACATTCATGTGGCCTTCTCTCTCTGCGGAGGGCACTCCTATAAGATTCTAGCCGGTTTTTTTAACTCCGTGACAGAACTCTTCTCCGCAGGTAAACCTCAGAATATTTTAAAAATCATGGATGATCTCGACCTCGATTTCACCACAAAAGACATGGACTGTCTGCCCCTGTTCCTTGGAGAACGGGGTGAGGAAAAGCAACTGGCATACTTTAAAAATATAAGAGATATTAATTTTACACCAGCCAATATGATTAAGGCTCTGGTTCAGGGGATGATCCAGGAACTCTTCCGCTTTTATGATGAACTTCCTATGGATGTAAAATCTGGCATGAAGACCCTGGTGGGAGCTGGAAATGGAATCAGAAAAAACAGACATCTGATAAAGGCCGCCGAATGGACATATAAAAAACCACTTGTCCTTCTGAAAAACAGCGAAGAAAGCTGTCTGGGAGCCCTTATAAATGCCGGTAAAGCGGTCGGAATCTTCAAAGATTATTCGGAAGGCGCACGCGCCATCGTTGAATACATGAGTCAGGGGCTATCCTAA
- a CDS encoding OmpA family protein, which produces MKYQMKHPIPWLILILGTLASPLWAEEVKLEFIHREGQIFHADSLVDETVYVDGLFSHQAEIDEFSVSAIKHVGEDGRAVIDSSFRTVERIDVLPGVLEWMNEETVRLEREMTGELFVPLEASRPVLRNVPRFPETPVKPGDTWSLPAEEVHVFRIGGIIYGPYRGDVQVLYTYVENQTLDDRHFALISMEYSIYLPVRSGTEPIRLISGHSSQQLLWDIEKGQQVHKREDFEFLMMMSNGRTQEFMGIGETNYRITASIDREEAVKSLETELESIPGVTIKPTEKGILLSVNETDRILFQPDSSIVSDDQKYRLEELARSLHAYPQRDILITGHTADYGTLEGRKKLSRDRAAAVADILFPQGRTGPGRLFLRGAGNSEPLGSDMEDRRVEILILD; this is translated from the coding sequence ATGAAATACCAGATGAAACACCCCATACCCTGGCTTATTCTGATTCTTGGAACTCTTGCCTCTCCCCTTTGGGCGGAGGAAGTAAAACTTGAATTTATTCATAGGGAAGGGCAGATCTTCCATGCTGATTCCCTTGTTGACGAAACTGTATATGTTGACGGTCTATTCAGCCACCAGGCGGAGATTGATGAATTTTCAGTTTCAGCTATCAAGCATGTGGGAGAGGACGGCAGAGCTGTCATCGATTCAAGCTTCAGAACTGTAGAGCGTATAGATGTCCTGCCGGGAGTCCTGGAATGGATGAACGAAGAAACGGTCCGCCTGGAAAGAGAAATGACAGGAGAATTATTCGTCCCCCTGGAAGCGTCACGTCCGGTTCTCAGAAACGTGCCTCGCTTTCCTGAGACCCCTGTTAAGCCGGGAGATACCTGGAGCCTGCCGGCAGAAGAAGTTCATGTATTCAGAATCGGAGGCATCATCTATGGCCCCTACCGCGGAGACGTGCAGGTTCTCTACACATACGTAGAGAATCAAACCCTGGATGACAGGCATTTCGCCCTGATCTCCATGGAATACAGCATTTATCTCCCTGTCAGGAGCGGAACAGAACCGATCCGCCTGATTAGCGGTCATTCTTCGCAACAGTTGTTATGGGATATAGAAAAAGGTCAGCAGGTCCACAAACGTGAGGACTTTGAATTCCTCATGATGATGTCTAACGGACGAACTCAGGAATTTATGGGTATTGGTGAGACAAATTATAGAATCACAGCTTCCATAGACCGTGAAGAAGCGGTCAAGTCTCTGGAGACCGAGTTGGAATCTATTCCGGGAGTAACCATCAAGCCAACAGAAAAGGGGATTCTCCTTTCAGTGAATGAAACAGACAGGATTCTCTTTCAGCCTGACTCTTCAATTGTATCGGATGATCAGAAATACCGACTGGAAGAACTGGCACGAAGTCTCCATGCTTACCCTCAAAGAGATATTCTCATCACAGGACATACTGCGGATTATGGAACACTGGAAGGCCGCAAGAAACTATCCAGAGACAGAGCGGCAGCAGTAGCGGACATCCTGTTCCCTCAGGGACGAACAGGACCCGGTCGTCTATTTCTAAGAGGTGCGGGAAATTCAGAACCCCTCGGGTCTGATATGGAAGACCGCCGGGTAGAAATCCTCATTCTGGATTGA
- a CDS encoding thioredoxin domain-containing protein translates to MKYNNRLIHEQSPYLRQHAHNPVNWYPWGEEAFSQAKEEEKPLLISIGYSSCHWCHVMEKESFENERVARLMNDHFICIKVDREERPDIDSHYMNALQMLTGRGGWPLNMFALSDGRPFYGGSYFPREQWMEILSLLAGEFTSNQEKFVTAAISIEQGIRDHTLTLLNSKESDFSIAELGSSLSESSRRFDRVHGGLQGAPKFPMPVLYKSLLSWSYLMEDEQLKKFVFLTLDKMASGGIYDQIGGGFSRYSTDEIWKVPHFEKMLYDNAQLVSLYAQAYSLSGNKRYKELINQTLEFIDEWMTSPEGLFYSALDADSEGEEGRFYIWEQKELQSLLGKDYPLAESYYGINAEALWENEKNILLLPGRQSPVAFPESERLRINGILKNARNRRIPPSLDDKSLTSWNALMIKAYTDAYNAWGDSRLLEKAEKATCFILDHLMTVHGGLFHAFRESKSYINGFLEDYAHLISALISLFESSGKENYLQKGEELTQKAILDFYREEEKIFFSTTGQDRILSPCVDQTDMVLPSSNAVMAHNLFRLSKLTGKTSYNQRAREMTNRMAKRVGENCLYYSHWVELMLYQTMPSYEVVVVGDKADELSREIRKNYLPQFVCAFSTVPREDLPLFQGRYKEGETLIYLCRDNSCGLPVRTVEEMLRQIRNN, encoded by the coding sequence ATGAAGTACAATAATAGACTCATCCACGAGCAGAGCCCCTACCTCCGGCAGCATGCCCACAACCCTGTTAACTGGTATCCCTGGGGAGAGGAAGCCTTCAGCCAAGCGAAAGAGGAAGAGAAACCCTTGCTTATCAGCATAGGATATTCTTCCTGTCACTGGTGTCATGTGATGGAAAAGGAATCTTTTGAAAACGAAAGGGTTGCCCGCCTCATGAACGATCATTTTATATGCATCAAGGTAGACAGAGAAGAACGTCCTGATATAGACAGCCACTATATGAATGCCCTCCAGATGTTAACAGGCCGGGGGGGATGGCCGCTGAACATGTTTGCCCTGAGCGATGGAAGGCCTTTCTATGGTGGTTCTTATTTTCCAAGAGAACAATGGATGGAGATACTCTCTCTTCTGGCCGGAGAATTTACTTCCAATCAGGAAAAATTTGTCACAGCAGCGATATCCATTGAACAGGGTATCCGGGATCACACACTGACTCTGCTGAATTCAAAAGAGTCTGATTTTTCAATCGCAGAGCTGGGGTCCTCTCTTTCAGAATCTTCCAGGCGTTTTGACAGAGTTCATGGAGGTCTTCAGGGAGCACCCAAATTTCCCATGCCCGTTCTCTATAAATCTCTTCTGTCTTGGTCCTACTTGATGGAAGATGAACAGCTGAAGAAATTTGTTTTTTTGACACTGGATAAAATGGCTTCCGGGGGAATATACGATCAGATTGGCGGAGGATTTTCCCGCTATTCCACAGATGAAATCTGGAAAGTACCCCACTTTGAAAAGATGCTCTACGATAACGCCCAACTGGTTTCTCTCTATGCCCAGGCCTATAGCCTGAGCGGCAATAAACGTTATAAAGAGCTTATAAACCAGACTCTGGAATTTATAGATGAATGGATGACCTCACCCGAAGGCCTTTTCTACTCGGCTCTGGATGCAGACAGTGAGGGGGAAGAAGGACGCTTCTACATTTGGGAGCAAAAGGAACTACAGAGTCTTTTGGGTAAAGACTACCCTCTGGCAGAATCGTATTATGGTATAAACGCTGAAGCACTTTGGGAAAACGAAAAAAACATACTGCTCCTCCCCGGGAGGCAAAGCCCGGTTGCGTTCCCGGAATCCGAGAGGCTGAGAATCAATGGAATTCTTAAAAATGCCAGAAACCGGAGGATTCCCCCCAGCCTGGATGATAAGTCCCTGACCTCATGGAATGCTCTGATGATCAAAGCCTATACGGATGCCTACAACGCTTGGGGAGACTCCCGCTTACTGGAAAAAGCCGAAAAGGCAACCTGTTTTATATTGGACCACCTCATGACAGTCCATGGAGGACTGTTTCACGCCTTCAGAGAGAGCAAGAGTTATATCAATGGATTTCTGGAAGACTATGCCCATTTGATCAGTGCTCTGATTTCCCTCTTTGAATCAAGCGGCAAAGAGAACTATCTTCAGAAAGGGGAAGAATTGACGCAAAAAGCAATACTGGATTTCTATAGAGAAGAGGAGAAGATTTTTTTCAGCACCACCGGTCAGGATCGAATTTTAAGTCCTTGTGTAGATCAGACCGATATGGTCCTACCCTCCTCCAATGCCGTGATGGCTCACAACCTATTTCGTCTATCAAAACTGACAGGAAAGACCTCTTATAATCAAAGAGCTCGGGAAATGACAAACCGGATGGCTAAACGTGTAGGAGAAAATTGTCTTTATTATTCTCACTGGGTAGAACTGATGCTTTACCAAACAATGCCTAGTTATGAAGTGGTTGTTGTGGGGGATAAGGCAGATGAATTGAGCCGTGAGATCAGAAAAAATTACCTGCCACAGTTTGTGTGTGCGTTTTCAACTGTTCCAAGAGAGGATCTGCCTCTGTTCCAAGGGCGCTATAAAGAAGGAGAAACTCTAATCTACCTCTGCCGGGACAACAGCTGTGGCCTCCCGGTCAGAACAGTAGAAGAGATGCTTCGGCAGATCCGCAATAATTGA
- a CDS encoding Gfo/Idh/MocA family protein encodes MKIGIIGCGIITQIAHLPALLKLKDKIEVISLCNHSEPKARKTAELLGNSALPIYKDWQEMIRKETDLEAVLVSLPIPMNYPVSRQCIEAGLHVICEKPAGVDAKEAALTLELTQKDGPLFMTAENFQYYPSFKKASLLCQEGLIGKVHSLHWNVLQFLAVDNQYNQTQWRNQNEYPGGYVMDGGVHFVHALQMIAGSIDSVVAKTKSINSKLGTMDMGFALLTHHSGAISSLNMGWQHSDQEECLKVFGTEGSLILKEDSILLLKSDGTSLSYPLEEEDSFTEEWKDFYSAVTGLSPLVINQETVVRDVKVIDALVKSATEGREVMID; translated from the coding sequence TTGAAAATTGGAATCATTGGCTGCGGAATTATCACTCAGATAGCACACCTCCCAGCCTTGTTGAAATTGAAGGATAAAATTGAGGTCATCTCTCTTTGTAATCATTCAGAACCCAAGGCAAGGAAGACCGCGGAACTTTTGGGGAATTCCGCCTTACCCATTTACAAAGATTGGCAGGAGATGATCCGGAAAGAAACGGATTTGGAGGCTGTTCTTGTGTCTCTTCCCATCCCCATGAACTATCCAGTGAGCCGTCAGTGTATCGAGGCTGGGCTGCATGTTATTTGTGAAAAGCCTGCCGGGGTAGATGCCAAAGAAGCAGCATTGACCTTGGAACTGACTCAGAAAGACGGTCCTTTGTTTATGACGGCGGAAAACTTTCAATACTATCCTAGTTTTAAGAAAGCCAGCCTGCTCTGTCAGGAAGGGCTCATCGGCAAAGTGCACTCTCTTCATTGGAATGTTCTCCAGTTTCTGGCTGTAGACAATCAATACAATCAGACTCAATGGCGTAATCAGAATGAATACCCAGGGGGGTATGTGATGGATGGGGGTGTTCATTTTGTTCATGCCCTGCAGATGATCGCCGGTTCTATTGACTCAGTTGTGGCAAAAACAAAGAGTATTAATTCCAAGCTGGGAACCATGGATATGGGGTTTGCCCTGCTGACCCACCATTCAGGAGCCATCAGTTCTCTTAATATGGGATGGCAGCACAGTGACCAGGAAGAATGCTTAAAGGTTTTTGGAACAGAAGGTTCCCTAATATTGAAGGAAGATAGCATTCTTCTCCTAAAATCCGATGGGACGAGTCTGTCCTATCCTCTTGAAGAAGAAGATTCCTTTACTGAAGAGTGGAAAGACTTTTACTCGGCTGTTACGGGCCTGTCTCCTCTGGTTATTAATCAGGAAACAGTTGTGAGAGATGTGAAGGTCATTGATGCTTTAGTGAAGTCTGCCACGGAAGGCCGGGAAGTTATGATCGATTAG